The Esox lucius isolate fEsoLuc1 chromosome 5, fEsoLuc1.pri, whole genome shotgun sequence genome includes a region encoding these proteins:
- the atoh1c gene encoding neurogenic differentiation factor 6, with protein sequence MPRRKSLFTPYISRDTDTSAEQTDLKVPAHRLDLSHGALVHTSWIEERTESRGESDPPCAIVEFRLPGLRYIEQDRSTIDRAQRRRRLAANARERRRMLGLNVAFDRLRSVIPNLESDKKLSKSETLQMAQIYISTLSELLQDRPCSSGFSNDGCESTEEGHMASMCPPTNSRADESTAELPGPGKYDTIRRDNGNVMRAPCEDQKTELRGLMNLWGRANGTK encoded by the coding sequence ATGCCACGCCGCAAAAGTCTATTTACGCCATACATatccagagacacagacactaGTGCTGAACAAACTGATTTAAAAGTGCCAGCGCATCGTTTAGACCTTTCGCATGGAGCGCTTGTGCATACCAGCTGgatagaggagaggacagaaagCAGAGGAGAGTCTGACCCGCCATGCGCTATTGTGGAGTTCAGATTGCCAGGGCTCAGATACATCGAGCAGGACCGGAGCACCATCGACAGGGCGCAAAGGCGGCGGCGTCTGGCGGCAAATGCccgagagaggaggaggatgctGGGGCTGAATGTTGCCTTCGACCGCCTCAGGAGCGTCATTCCCAACCTAGAAAGCGACAAGAAGTTGTCCAAGTCCGAGACGCTTCAGATGGCACAGATATACATATCCACGCTCAGCGAATTGTTGCAGGACAGGCCCTGCAGCTCGGGATTCAGCAACGATGGATGTGAGAGCACGGAGGAAGGGCACATGGCCTCAATGTGCCCGCCAACAAACTCTAGAGCAGATGAATCAACGGCTGAGCTACCTGGGCCAGGTAAATACGACACGATACGTAGAGACAATGGAAACGTGATGCGCGCGCCTTGCGAAGACCAGAAGACTGAGCTGAGAGGCTTGATGAACTTGTGGGGGAGAGCTAATGGTACAAAATAA